In the Sebastes fasciatus isolate fSebFas1 chromosome 12, fSebFas1.pri, whole genome shotgun sequence genome, agtaaaaaagttagtagtgcaaagtacaaagtacaaaaaaatataccacatataaaaatacaaggagatgaagacagctgttaaaactgaatatagtgcagggtaacagctgtgatacacgactattaaaaacgtgaatatatatatatatatataatccaagtactccacagacagactcaggaaatcctttgtcccctATCAAACTGTataacacctctctagggagggagtgggggggggggacaaaggaggacggtcttcaggacagataataatgcacacagtgcaccttcacagtctcttctgcactatattcactttttgaatagtcctgtatctcagttgttagcctgcactatattcagttttaacagttttcttcatctccttgtatttttatatctggtatatttttttgtactttgcactactaactttttcactgcctttttactaacgtgatttgcactatggaactgtgatgctggaaacttgaatttcccccaggatcaataaagttactatgtatctatctatctatctgtctatctatctatctatctatctatctatctatctatctatctatctatctatatgtaCTGTGTACGTATGTATTCCACctttgtgaaataaaaaaaaaaatgactaaaaactgaaaatgaatCGCCTTCCACTGGCTTCACAGTTATAAGTACTTATCTAGTATTTGTTGTAGTCCTTCCTATCCTTTAAGAACATTTGGTAAATATTGTTCATCCCCTTTCTTAATTGATTCCAGCCATGGGGAAATAAATAGCATGGGCACCTCAGAGTGAAAAATCTAAACACAAGGGGGCAACATTGCAACATAAAATCTATATCATCTATGGTGGACAACTCAGTTGTGAACACAGAATAATTACAGACTGTGGGTGAAGATTACCGCTTATAAGGTTTGGAGCTGTATTTTATCACGTAATTGCCACTCTTAACTCAGCCTTTTAAGGACCACATGCAGATGTACAGCTGTTTGCCTCTCCCTCAGTGTTATTTCCTGTGTAAAGCATCTAAACAGTGACATAATAGTGAACATTTACTGTATGGGATCGGCCCCTGAATGATGAGCTAAGAGACATTTTAGTTAACGTGTTAGCctatatgaaaagaaaaatcatgtttttaaagATCATTTTAAAGGTATTTCTGCCTAGTAGATGTGCAGTAGAGAGGGTCAGCTGAGTTTGGACAATATCTGTAATTCATTTAGGGACACACACAAAGCATTCACAAAATGTGACAAcgtttatttatgtttctttattAATCATTTCAATATCAGTGATACTCAAATTCAGTAGGTCCTCAAGCCTACATAATAATCCTCATCTGTATGTGTTTAGCCAAGTTTTCTTTCTCACAACAAATGATAATGACATGTATATTTTATAGATGTGACTGTAAAACTGGTGCAAGTTGgatcttccatttttttttaatttagtacAAATTTAGTTTTGAGGCAATGTGGCCGAATTATTGACCCTTGCACATCGAGCAGAGGGCTGCTACGAAAGTGACGTACTCCTGGAAATCAACAACACCATCCCCGTCGTTATCCAGCGCCTTGAAGAATTTGTCCACATCCCCTTTGTTGCTGggctaaagaaataaaaacagaaggagaagTAGTTGTAAGTAgatagtaaatataaaacatatgtCAAAGTGGCACAGCTCTCTATTGCAATAGTGCTACATCTTTTCTACTTACTTTCATATCAAGCTCTTTGTGGAGCAGTTCAGACAGTTCGTTCTTGGTCAAAGTCTTGCTGTCTCCGTCTTTTCCAGCGTACTTGTCGAAGACGTTTCCGAGGAGGGCCATTGCCTGTGGGAGCTGCGTCATGTTGGCTGGAACGAGAAAATAGTGTTGACTGTATATtccagtgtttatttatttattcattttacatGGCGGTGGTAATGCAGTACCGTGGTAATGATTCATGCTACATTTAAACACATGGGTTGGACTCTTGGTTGAGTAGCTTGTCTTAACAAGCATGATCTTAGATCAGGAATGTTACCACCCAACGCCCTTCCTCATTAGTCTCATGAATAGAACAGattcttttaaaaaatgcattcagTAAAAAATCAGATTTTCCTTCTCTCTAAATGTTGCTCGTTTGTTTCCTTGTCATATTTTCTGTGTCCCTCAGGGCTAATACTCCATTTCTAGTGACCATTGGTTTTAAACAAGAGACATGATCAAGCGCTGTATGGGTGGTGCAACAGAGAAGCAAAATGGTAGTTTGGTATGGCATTCAAGTCTGCATTTTTCTAAAACAATTCAAGGCATCTAATAGCTGCTTGCCCATTCACTTTACTGGTTGTTTCTTCTCAACGGCTTTGGCTCGGCTGTACCGTTATACACTGTCGTGACTCACTACTTTTCACATCCTCAGTTGCCCCACCCTACTGCATGCCTTTTTAAAAGaacttttcattgtttttttccccccagaaTCCCTTTTAGCTTTCATTTCCTGAATTCCAAACCAAATTCACATCTGTCGCCGTTATAACATTCAAATTAGAATTGGTATAATCTTACATTATATTTACAACTTAACTCTATTTACACGTAGCACTCCACACAGTACACAAACCACACCCAGAAGCTGATTCATGCATCTCATACCACATCATGCTACATATCAGGTATCAAGTATTTAGACAAATGAAATCCAAAATAGTTAATGCTGTATTTCAAAAAGGATTCATGAAAATATTTCCACTCACCAGAATTGTATGATAACTTTGAGTTGTTGAGATGGTGGAAGAGAGGGATTTGTGAAGAGAGCACGGACACAAACCTTTTTAATCAGAGGTTGACACACCCTCTTCCCAAGTCCCCACCCCTCTTGAtgtacttttttctttctttcttctctccagaaaaaagtacaaatgtgAAAATGACAATGCTGCAATGTCCTCTTTCTTACTTTCTCTCTGACATAAAGTCCCCTTTCATACCAGTACTACGGATGTGGGAAAACTACAAGTCTACATATAAGGATGCTCATGCAAATAGATGATTGCATGTCATGTAATAGTAAGTAATGGTGGTCAATATAATCTCTTTTCACGCCGCATGATGAGGGGACATCAAATCCTCTAGATCAGGGTTTCTCAACCTCTTGTAACTTGAGGCTCACTTCTGATTGTTCAAAAATGTAAgtattaaaagtattttttttttctgccactcagaaattctATCTGCCACTTTTAAAGGATCGGTGATAAAcaaaggaataacattttagatataaagtcattaataatgataataataataataaatttgacGTATATAGTGCTTTTCAGGGACTCAAAGACACTTATCACTATAGAGGGGAAACGGTGTGGCACAAACAGCAGAGGAACGACACACACAGGCGCACTCTCACACGGACAAATGgataagggggggggggggctaggagtaggaagaggagaaaagatgggTCTTGAGGCGGGACTGAAATAGGCTGAGCGAATCAGTCTCCAATGTGTTGTGGGAGGGAGTTCCAAAGCTTgagagctgccctggagaatgctctctccccaaagctgcggaggTTGGACTTGGGGTTGGAAAGtagaccagctgaggtggatctgagggaccgttggGGTTGGTAGGGGCAGAGGAGGTCAACGAGGTAGGGAGGagcaagttggtggagggctttgtaggtgagggtcaggattttgAAGGTGATCCAGTGGtaaacagggagccagtggaggtcttTGAGGACTGGAGTGATGtgatgccatgatttggtgtgAGTTAGGAGTCGGGCTGCTGCGTTCTGGACCAGTTGGAGTTCATTGATGGAGGTGGTGCTTATGCCGTAGAGGAGAGAGTTGCAGTAGTCGAGGCGGGAGGAGATGCAGGTGTGAATGAGCTTCTCGGCAGCAGGAGATGTGAGGGAGGGTTGGATCTAGGCAATGTTGCAAGGTGATAGAAGGAGATTTTGACAAGTTGGCGAATGTGGGGCTCAAGGGAGAGGGTGGGGTCAAATATCATGCCACGGTTGCGTGCCGGGGGGTAGGGGGAAACAGAGGTGCCATCAatggtgagtgtggggttgttgaTTTTGCTGAGGGTAGATTTGGAGCCGATGAGGAGGAGttctgttttgttgctgtttattGTGAGAAAATTCTGTTGCATCCAGGTTTTCTattgcagagaggcaggagttgATGTGGGAGGAGGGTGGATTGTGGGGGGAGTTGGTGCTGAGGTAAATCTGAGTGTCATCGGCATAGCAGtggaagtccaggttgaaaTGGCGAAGGATCTGACCAAGGGGAAATGTTCcaatattaaaaaacataattaaaaaacattatatgcgtGGTAAATTACATTGTTCGAATTACATCATGGCTTCCGGGGAGCCCCATTTTTCTggggtgggagggtactgtacacagtactgtactttgttattgtcatctatagtggttgtttgcataaaaacacatcattcaaatgattatgattattaaaatatttgctttgattaaaacaatcttggcaagctgcttagagTTAGTgtcaggaagttaaacaggtcataattctctctccaATACAGGGGTGTCAGACTCAATTTCATCCCGGGCCACATCAGCATTATGGTTGCCCTCAAAGGGCCGGTTATAACTGTAagactatataaatactgtatatctactatTTATCATATTACATAATTGCCTCTGCATTcgattattattgttttttagtaACAACTTAATTAATAACTAGCTCTGAAAGCAGAAGTCTAGAAAAAATTATTGCAAGCAGACATTCAAGTGTACAGCTATtgtacaatttatttaaaaaatgagttcagtaacaaaaacacatgcttgTGCATATATGCATgtacttagacacaaaaatactgaatgtgggctcacacacactcacttttctctgtgttattataaCATAGATCCCATGAATTTATGAGATTAAGAAACCCTCATCATTACTCATCCATCAAAGATCAACATTTTCAAGTGAATAgtaaagttctttttttttttaccatgacaCAAATATTATCAAGCACTATTTATTACATTGACTTTGTTtaactttttggtcgcagtTGAGAGGGGCAGAACTATGGTACAACAATGTGACAGAGTAGCTGTCACTGACGGTGGGCAGCGCActcgcacacgcacgcacgcacgcacgcacgcacacagacacacacacacacacacacggcaaaCATTTCTCCGCTCCCTTCCTAATTCACTAAGGAGTTAAAACACCTCGCGACATATCCCTCTCCcctaaactgtttttcagtaGTGCGACCAATGGTGCAAACTTGATTGTTCTGCTGCTTCCTGTACGGATATGttcacacaaacattattctttgacattttggcgACCACGTGCCGCCGCTGGAAACTACTGATATTGACACACTTCAGTGCGCAGGTAACAAAATCGAGATGCATTGTGGGACATGTAGTTTATGGACACCGTACTTCTAAGCAAATGATATTCTTTGCCAGCTCTCGCAGACCACATAAAATGAGGTGCGGGCCTTGAGTTTGACAcatatatctattttatattactatgaaaacatctccttcaaacacatcatgataGTGTTGTAATTAATCTCCACCCAAtgtcatttttcctgagcagcGTTTGAATGCgtcataataataaaacaatggcacctccgttaatgtTAGTAGccccattatttatttaagcaggactgtgctgcccaccggttgctaacaggtaacattactaactctcctcctgccgatttcaacacaggtgtGTTGTTCACAGTGAAGCTTTATCAGGgcaaaaatagggtgcgtcccgtTTTTTAGCTTCCTTCcagacaagctagcatgacatggttggtaacaatggattccttagtttctTTAGTACCATGGTGATTACCGCTTATACGGTTTGGAGCTGTATTTTATACATACATCACGCAAGCCACTCTTAACTCAGCCTTTTAAGGACCACATGCAGATGTACAGCTGTTTGCCTCTCCCTCAGTGTTATTTCCTGTGTAAAGCATCTAAACAGTGACATAATAGTGAACATTTACTGTATGGGATCGGTCCCTGAATGATGAGCTAAGAGACATTTTAGTTAACGTGTTAGCCTATATGAAAAGGCAAATCATGTTTTTAAAGATCATTTTAAAGGTATTTCGGCCTAGTAGATGTGCAGTAGAGAGGGTCAGCTGAGTTTGTACAATATCTGTAATTCATTTAGGGACACACACAAAGCATTCACAAAATGTAacaatgtttatttatgtttctttattAATCACTTCAATATCAGTGATACTCAAATTCAGTAGGTCCTCAAGCCTACATAATAATCCTCATCTGTATGTGTTTAGCCAAGTTTTCTTTCTCAGAACAAATGATAATGACATGTATATTTTATAGATGTGACTGTAAAACTGGTGCAAGTTGgatcttccattttttttaatttagtacAAATTTAGTTTTGAGGCAATGTGGCCGAATTATTGACCCTTGCACATCGAGCAGAGGGCTGCTACGAAAGTGACGTACTCCTGGAAATTAACAACACCATCCCCGTCGTTATCCAGCGCCTTGAAGAATTTGTCCACATCCCCTTTGTTGCTGggctaaagaaataaaaacagaaggagaagTAGTTGTAAGTAgatagtaaatataaaacatatgtCAAAGTGGCACAGCTCTCTATTGCAATAGTGCTACATCTTTTCTACTTACTTTCATATCAAGCTCTTTGTGGAGCAGTTCAGACAGTTCGTTCTTGGTCAAAGTCTTGCTGTCTCCGTCTTTTCCAGCGTACTTGTCGAAGACGTTTCCGAGGAGGGCCATTGCCTGTGGGAGCTGCGTCATGTTGGCTGGAACGAGAAAATAGTGTTGACTGTATATTccagtgtttatttattaattcattttacaTGGCGGTGGTAATGCAGTACCGTGGTAATGATTCATGCTACATTTAAACACATGGGTTGGACTCTTGGTTGAGTAGCTTGTCTTAACAAGCATGATCTTAGATCAGGAATGTTACCACCCAACGCCCTTCCTCATTAGTCTCATGAATAGAAcagaattattttaaaaatgcattcagTACAAACTCAGATTTTCCTTCTCTCTAAATGTTGCTCGTTTGTTGCCTTGTCATATTTTCTGTGTCCCTCAGGGCTATTACTCCATTTCTAGTGACCATTGGTTTTAAACAAGAGACATGATCAAGCGCTGTATGGGTGGTGCAACAGAGAAGCAAATTGGTAGTTTGGTGTGGCATTCAAGTCTGCATTTTTCTAAAACAATTCAAGGCATCTAATTGCTGCTTGCCCATTCACTTTACTGGTTGTTTCTTCTCAACGGCTTTGGCTCGGCTGTACCGTTATACACTGTCGTGACTCACTACTTTTCACATCCTCAGTTGCCCCACCCTACTGCATGCCTTTTTAAAAGaacttttcattgtttttttccccccagaaTCCCTTTTAGCTTTCATTTCCTGAATTCCAAACCAACTTCACATCTGTCGCCGTTATAACATTCAAATTAGAATTGGTATAATCTTACATTATATTTACAACTTAACTCTATTTACACGTAGCACTCCACACAGTACACAAACCACACCCAGAAGCTGATTCATGCATCTCATACCACATCATGCTACATATCAGGTATCAAGTATTTAGACAAATGAAATCCAAAATAGTTAATGCTGTATTTCAAAAAGGATTCATGAAAATATTTCCACTCACCAGAATTGTATGATAACTTTGAGTTGTTGAGATGGTGGAAGAGAGGGATTTGTGAAGAGAGCACGGACACAAACCTTTTTAATCAGAGGTTGACACACCCTCTTCCCAAGTCCCCACCCCTCTTGAtgtacttttttctttctttcttctctccagaaaaaagtacaaatgtgAAAATGACAATGCTGCAATGTCCTCTTTCTTACTTTCTCTCTGACATAAAGTCCCCTTTCATACCAGTACTACGGATGTGGGAAAACTACAAGTCTACATATAAGGATGCTCATGCAAATAGATGAT is a window encoding:
- the LOC141778987 gene encoding ictacalcin-like, which encodes MTQLPQAMALLGNVFDKYAGKDGDSKTLTKNELSELLHKELDMKPSNKGDVDKFFKALDNDGDGVVDFQEYVTFVAALCSMCKGQ
- the LOC141778989 gene encoding ictacalcin-like produces the protein MTQLPQAMALLGNVFDKYAGKDGDSKTLTKNELSELLHKELDMKPSNKGDVDKFFKALDNDGDGVVNFQEYVTFVAALCSMCKGQ